The following proteins come from a genomic window of Aquimarina sp. MAR_2010_214:
- a CDS encoding alpha-amylase family glycosyl hydrolase, giving the protein MKKITLSLVVIGILFSCGKTTKEETTVKTETEAQEVIKEGLPPVNDAMMENAVIYEANIRQYSEEGTFSAFTKDIPVLKKLGVKVIWIMPIYPISTTKSKGSLGSYYAVSDYTKVNPEFGTIEDFRALVKMAHDNGIYVILDWVANHTGWDHIWLKEHPEYYTKDKNGAITHTEGTDWTDVADLNYDNKEMREQMKNDMLYWLKEEGVDGFRCDVAGMVPVDFWDKTVAEFKKIKPVFMLAEGWEPELLENAFDMGYGWDTHHKMNDIAQGKANVVEWDKRMAQIDTMYAKDDILMNFTSNHDENSWNGTVEERMGEAKEMLAVLTYLAPGMPLIYSGQEYDMDKRLLFFEKDTIIKKQGRFFPLYEKLGVLKNTNPALHGGKNAASYTRIKTSNDTGVLAFLREKDGHKVIFIANMTKQPIKFTLAYEGKFTDYFSGETIEASSGTAYEFAAWQYLVLIVE; this is encoded by the coding sequence ATGAAAAAGATAACCTTAAGTCTTGTTGTAATTGGAATTCTATTTTCCTGCGGAAAGACAACAAAAGAAGAAACTACTGTTAAAACGGAAACCGAAGCCCAAGAAGTAATAAAAGAAGGACTTCCGCCGGTTAACGATGCCATGATGGAAAACGCAGTTATTTATGAAGCTAATATTCGTCAATATTCTGAAGAAGGTACCTTTAGTGCATTTACCAAAGATATCCCTGTTCTTAAAAAATTGGGAGTTAAAGTAATATGGATAATGCCGATATATCCTATCTCTACAACCAAAAGTAAAGGATCATTAGGAAGTTATTATGCAGTATCTGATTACACAAAGGTGAATCCGGAATTTGGTACTATCGAAGACTTTAGAGCATTAGTAAAAATGGCTCATGATAACGGAATCTATGTGATTTTGGATTGGGTAGCAAATCATACAGGTTGGGATCATATTTGGTTAAAAGAACATCCCGAATATTACACCAAAGATAAAAATGGTGCTATCACACATACTGAAGGTACAGATTGGACCGATGTGGCAGATCTTAATTATGACAATAAGGAGATGCGCGAACAGATGAAAAATGATATGTTGTATTGGTTAAAAGAAGAAGGTGTAGATGGTTTTAGGTGTGATGTGGCAGGGATGGTTCCTGTAGATTTTTGGGATAAAACTGTAGCAGAATTTAAGAAGATTAAACCTGTATTTATGTTAGCCGAAGGTTGGGAACCAGAATTATTAGAAAATGCTTTTGATATGGGGTATGGATGGGATACGCATCATAAAATGAATGATATTGCACAAGGAAAAGCTAATGTTGTTGAATGGGATAAAAGAATGGCCCAGATAGATACCATGTATGCAAAAGATGATATTTTAATGAATTTTACATCAAATCATGATGAAAACTCCTGGAATGGTACTGTCGAAGAAAGAATGGGAGAAGCAAAAGAGATGCTTGCAGTACTTACATACCTTGCACCTGGTATGCCCTTGATTTATTCTGGACAGGAATATGATATGGATAAACGTCTTTTGTTTTTTGAAAAAGATACGATTATAAAAAAACAAGGCAGGTTTTTCCCTTTATATGAGAAATTAGGGGTGCTGAAAAATACAAACCCTGCATTGCATGGTGGTAAAAATGCAGCTTCATATACTCGTATTAAAACTTCTAATGATACTGGTGTATTAGCATTTTTAAGAGAAAAAGATGGTCATAAAGTGATCTTTATTGCAAATATGACGAAGCAACCCATAAAGTTTACATTGGCATATGAAGGAAAGTTTACAGATTACTTTTCAGGAGAAACAATTGAGGCATCATCTGGTACAGCATATGAATTTGCTGCATGGCAATACTTGGTTTTGATTGTAGAATAG
- a CDS encoding glycoside hydrolase family 13 protein, whose product MKSKLIILLSWCFIMLAQAQVEKMEPPFWWSAMHDNELQILCYGKDIAKYNVESKDITISDITKTENPNYLFITLDTKEVEAGTVLIDFKENGSVVFSQPYQFKPRRENSAERKGFDSSDVMYLIMPDRFANGNPENDSHKDTVEKADRSNPGGRHGGDIQGIIDHLDYLKNLGVTALWSTPLLEDNEPTYSYHTYAQSDLYTIDPRYGTNEDYKRLASEMHKQDMKLVMDYVTNHWGSKHWMIKDLPTKDWIHQWPEGFRRSNYRMTTQFDDNASQIDSKGCMNGWFDTTMPDMNQSNPLFLKYITQNAIWWIEYADLDGFRVDTYSYNDKEGIAKWTKAIMDEYPNFNIVGEVWMHNQAQIAYWQKNSKIGAIDNYNSHLPSVMDFTLHDAITVLFNEDENSWDKGMIRAYDNFTNDFLYPDINNILLFAGNHDTNRINEIYQGDIDTYKMVMTLICTTRGIPQIYYGDEIGMLGNRDKKGDGDIRRDFPGGWPGDTKNAFLSSEIKNGRTNDQEAFYSFTRKVLKWRQQAEVIHTGKLLQFIPFDNVYVYFRYNEEKSVMVVINNSLKDQQLDITRFKEGIKNYSVGTDIITDSNIDITEDFSISAKTSMILELK is encoded by the coding sequence ATGAAAAGTAAACTAATTATACTGTTATCCTGGTGTTTTATTATGTTAGCCCAGGCTCAGGTAGAAAAAATGGAACCTCCATTTTGGTGGAGTGCTATGCATGATAACGAACTTCAGATACTGTGCTACGGAAAAGATATTGCTAAATATAATGTAGAGAGTAAGGATATAACGATTAGTGATATTACAAAAACAGAAAACCCAAATTACCTGTTTATAACCTTGGATACTAAAGAGGTCGAAGCAGGTACAGTTTTAATTGATTTTAAAGAAAATGGTAGTGTAGTATTTTCTCAACCTTATCAATTTAAACCCAGGAGAGAAAATTCTGCAGAAAGAAAAGGATTTGATAGTAGTGATGTGATGTATTTAATCATGCCGGATCGGTTCGCAAACGGTAACCCCGAGAATGATTCTCATAAGGATACGGTAGAAAAAGCAGATCGTTCTAATCCCGGAGGGCGTCATGGAGGTGATATTCAGGGGATAATTGATCATTTGGATTATCTTAAAAACCTAGGAGTTACAGCATTATGGAGTACTCCATTGTTAGAGGATAATGAACCAACATATTCATATCATACCTATGCGCAAAGCGATTTGTATACAATAGATCCACGATATGGAACCAATGAAGACTATAAACGGTTAGCTTCAGAAATGCATAAACAGGATATGAAACTGGTTATGGATTATGTAACAAATCATTGGGGGTCTAAGCATTGGATGATAAAAGATTTACCAACTAAAGATTGGATACACCAATGGCCAGAAGGTTTCAGACGTAGTAATTATCGTATGACTACCCAGTTTGATGATAATGCTTCACAAATAGATAGTAAAGGATGTATGAACGGATGGTTTGATACTACAATGCCAGATATGAACCAAAGTAACCCTTTATTTCTTAAGTATATTACCCAAAATGCAATTTGGTGGATAGAATATGCTGATCTGGATGGTTTTAGAGTAGATACTTATTCTTATAATGATAAAGAAGGGATAGCCAAATGGACCAAAGCGATTATGGACGAATATCCTAATTTTAATATTGTAGGAGAGGTATGGATGCACAATCAGGCGCAGATAGCATACTGGCAAAAAAATAGTAAAATTGGAGCTATCGATAACTACAATTCTCACTTACCATCGGTAATGGATTTTACACTTCATGATGCTATTACAGTACTATTTAACGAAGACGAAAATTCTTGGGATAAGGGAATGATCAGGGCATATGATAACTTCACAAATGATTTTCTATACCCAGACATCAACAATATTCTATTATTTGCCGGAAACCATGATACGAATCGTATTAATGAGATATATCAAGGAGATATTGACACCTATAAAATGGTAATGACTTTGATATGTACCACTCGCGGTATACCTCAAATTTATTATGGTGATGAAATAGGTATGTTGGGCAATCGTGATAAAAAAGGAGATGGTGATATTCGCAGAGATTTTCCTGGTGGATGGCCGGGAGATACAAAAAATGCCTTTTTGTCTTCAGAAATCAAAAATGGAAGAACCAATGATCAGGAAGCATTTTACTCTTTTACGAGAAAAGTCTTAAAATGGAGACAGCAGGCAGAGGTAATTCATACTGGGAAACTATTACAATTCATTCCTTTTGATAATGTATATGTATACTTCAGGTATAATGAAGAGAAAAGCGTTATGGTAGTTATTAATAATAGCTTAAAAGACCAACAGTTAGATATTACGCGATTCAAAGAAGGTATAAAAAACTATAGTGTCGGAACCGATATTATTACTGATTCTAATATAGACATCACCGAGGATTTTAGCATATCTGCTAAAACATCAATGATATTGGAGTTAAAATAA
- a CDS encoding glycoside hydrolase family 65 protein translates to MNQDYIKPDNWSIIEEGFDVERVKSSESLFSIGNGAMGQRANFEETYTGPTFQGSYIAGVYYPDKTRVGWWKNGYPEYFAKVLNAPNWIGIDIEVEGEKLDLYTCKSVTNFRRELNMKEGWYQRSFHAVLPNNIEVSVTSTRFLSLDLDEVGAIKYEVTPINQEATIALIPYLDSGITNEDTNWDDKFWDTYNLAHEENSAYILSKTMKTDYHVCTGMSNQIFVNSIQKDISPKVEANGTYIHLKYTIQVRKGETAGITKFGGYTVSLNHKEEDLQEVSKTILKQASESGFNTLLDLQKKAWFNIWEMADIVIEGDVKAQQGIRFNIFQLNQTYLGKDARLNIGPKGFTGEKYGGSTYWDTEAYCIPFYMATKDQGVARNLLTYRYNHLEKAIENAEKLGFTNGAALYPMVTMNGEECHNEWEITFEEIHRNGAMIFAIYNYVRYTGDYTYVTEKGLEVMIAIARFWHQRATFSTNKNKYVILGVTGPNEYENNVNNNWYTNYLAKWCIEYCVENIDKIKAQYTGDYHRIIEKTNLGQEEINAMLEVADKMYFPYSEKHQVYLQQDGFLDKELITVNNLDTSQRPINQKWSWDRILRSPYIKQADTLQGFYMFEDQFTKEELTRHFDFYEPFTVHESSLSPCVHSIQAATLDRMDQAYTFYLRTSRLDLDDYNKEVEEGLHITSMAGTWMSIVEGFGGLRIKNDTLSFSPKIPKEWKGYTFNVNFRNQILKVKISQEGTSFTLEGTKELLIYVDDKELRISPNSLITV, encoded by the coding sequence ATGAATCAGGATTATATAAAACCAGATAACTGGTCAATTATTGAAGAAGGGTTTGATGTAGAACGAGTTAAATCATCAGAAAGCCTTTTTAGTATTGGTAATGGAGCAATGGGGCAGCGCGCCAATTTTGAAGAAACATATACTGGTCCTACTTTTCAGGGAAGCTATATTGCAGGAGTGTATTATCCTGATAAAACCAGAGTAGGTTGGTGGAAAAATGGATATCCAGAGTATTTTGCCAAAGTACTGAATGCTCCAAACTGGATCGGTATCGATATAGAGGTTGAAGGAGAGAAACTGGATTTATATACATGTAAATCAGTAACCAATTTCAGAAGAGAATTAAATATGAAAGAAGGTTGGTATCAACGTTCATTTCATGCTGTTTTACCCAATAACATAGAAGTATCTGTTACATCTACACGTTTTCTAAGCCTGGATCTGGATGAAGTAGGCGCAATTAAGTATGAAGTAACTCCCATAAATCAAGAAGCTACTATAGCATTAATACCGTATCTGGATTCGGGAATTACGAATGAAGATACCAATTGGGACGATAAATTTTGGGATACCTATAATTTGGCACACGAAGAAAACTCTGCATATATCTTATCTAAAACCATGAAGACTGATTATCATGTGTGTACAGGAATGTCAAATCAGATTTTTGTTAATAGTATACAAAAAGATATATCCCCAAAAGTAGAGGCTAATGGCACATATATACATTTAAAATATACGATTCAGGTTCGTAAAGGAGAAACAGCAGGTATCACAAAGTTTGGAGGATATACAGTATCTCTTAATCATAAAGAAGAAGATCTGCAAGAGGTTAGTAAAACCATACTTAAGCAAGCTTCAGAGTCAGGATTTAATACACTTTTGGATTTACAAAAAAAGGCATGGTTCAACATATGGGAAATGGCAGATATTGTAATCGAGGGAGATGTAAAAGCACAACAAGGAATCCGATTTAATATTTTTCAACTTAATCAAACATACCTTGGTAAAGATGCAAGATTGAATATTGGACCTAAAGGATTTACGGGTGAGAAATATGGTGGAAGTACATATTGGGATACTGAGGCTTATTGTATTCCGTTTTATATGGCTACCAAAGATCAAGGTGTAGCACGTAATCTGTTGACCTATCGATATAATCATCTAGAAAAAGCTATAGAGAATGCAGAAAAACTTGGTTTTACCAATGGAGCTGCGTTATATCCTATGGTAACTATGAATGGCGAAGAATGTCATAATGAGTGGGAGATTACTTTTGAAGAAATACATCGTAATGGTGCGATGATATTTGCAATCTACAATTATGTTAGGTACACCGGTGATTATACTTATGTTACAGAAAAAGGACTAGAAGTAATGATAGCGATAGCTCGTTTCTGGCATCAAAGAGCGACATTCTCTACCAATAAAAATAAATATGTAATCCTTGGAGTTACAGGTCCTAATGAATATGAAAATAATGTTAATAATAACTGGTACACTAACTATTTGGCAAAGTGGTGTATCGAGTATTGTGTAGAAAATATTGATAAAATAAAAGCCCAATATACGGGTGACTATCACAGGATTATAGAAAAGACCAATTTAGGTCAAGAGGAGATCAACGCAATGTTGGAAGTGGCCGATAAGATGTATTTTCCATATTCAGAAAAGCATCAGGTATACTTACAACAAGATGGATTCTTAGATAAAGAATTAATTACAGTGAACAATTTGGATACGTCACAACGCCCAATTAATCAAAAGTGGAGTTGGGATCGAATATTGCGTTCTCCTTATATAAAACAAGCAGATACGCTTCAGGGATTTTATATGTTTGAGGATCAATTTACCAAAGAAGAATTGACACGGCATTTTGATTTCTATGAACCATTTACAGTACATGAGTCTTCACTTTCACCATGTGTTCATAGTATTCAGGCAGCTACTTTAGATAGAATGGATCAGGCGTATACTTTTTACCTGAGAACTTCAAGACTAGACCTGGATGATTATAATAAAGAAGTTGAAGAAGGGTTACATATCACTAGTATGGCAGGTACTTGGATGAGTATTGTCGAAGGATTCGGAGGACTTAGAATTAAGAATGATACACTTTCTTTTTCTCCTAAAATTCCTAAAGAATGGAAAGGGTATACCTTCAATGTAAATTTCAGAAATCAAATTCTTAAAGTAAAGATATCTCAAGAAGGAACATCGTTTACTCTTGAAGGTACTAAGGAATTATTAATTTATGTAGATGATAAGGAGTTAAGAATTTCTCCCAACAGTTTAATAACTGTTTGA